Proteins from a genomic interval of Lelliottia amnigena:
- the gltS gene encoding sodium/glutamate symporter: MVILIEIPLLVSMTVAILSLYLGIRINQALKAFHTWGIPNVVTGGLVVASVCGLLYTLTNIHLSFDLCARDILLLYFFTSIGLNIRLSDVSRGGKSLCILFCLTSGLMVLQNLVSSSVVSAFSLPPSLSILLGSLALTGGHGTAIAWAPMIDAHYGIENAHEIGIAVATLGLIAGSLIGGPLAHRLISRFRLKATGASLPVVGLPEALGSDGANDINHFVLLRTIAFIHIAILSGYGMDAVLQYMGIKMPLFVSALVMAMVIANGVPRLFPRIAMPARTRALALISDLSLELFLALSLIGMQLWQLADVGLAVLVLFLLHVVIAVLYILLIVFPLMGRDYDSAVIASGFAGIALGSTATAFTNMSTTTAMHGSSPKAFILLSLVAALFLDIANSSLVALLMR; the protein is encoded by the coding sequence ATGGTCATCCTCATTGAAATACCGCTTCTTGTTTCCATGACGGTAGCGATCCTGTCCCTGTATCTGGGGATAAGGATCAACCAGGCCCTGAAGGCGTTTCACACCTGGGGGATCCCAAACGTAGTCACTGGCGGCCTGGTGGTCGCCAGTGTTTGCGGTCTGTTGTATACGTTGACGAATATCCACCTTAGTTTTGATCTCTGTGCGCGCGATATTTTACTCCTGTATTTTTTCACCAGCATTGGACTCAATATTCGATTATCCGATGTGTCGCGCGGGGGAAAGTCCCTGTGCATTCTTTTCTGCCTGACCAGTGGACTCATGGTTCTTCAAAATCTGGTTTCCAGCTCCGTCGTGTCTGCCTTTTCGCTACCTCCATCGCTAAGCATACTGCTGGGATCGCTTGCGTTAACAGGAGGACATGGAACAGCCATTGCCTGGGCACCGATGATTGATGCGCATTATGGTATTGAAAATGCGCATGAGATTGGAATTGCCGTTGCCACGCTTGGGTTGATTGCAGGGAGCCTGATCGGAGGGCCGCTCGCGCACCGGCTTATTTCGCGCTTTCGCTTAAAAGCGACCGGCGCATCGCTTCCCGTTGTTGGTCTTCCTGAAGCCCTGGGCAGTGATGGCGCAAACGATATTAACCATTTCGTTCTGTTGCGGACGATCGCCTTTATCCATATTGCCATTTTATCGGGTTATGGCATGGACGCGGTGCTGCAATATATGGGCATAAAAATGCCGCTGTTTGTCTCTGCCCTGGTCATGGCGATGGTCATTGCAAATGGCGTCCCCCGGCTATTTCCGCGCATCGCCATGCCGGCCAGGACCCGTGCGCTGGCGCTGATCTCAGATTTGTCGCTTGAACTTTTTCTGGCACTTTCGCTGATCGGCATGCAGCTCTGGCAGCTCGCGGACGTCGGATTGGCCGTTCTGGTTCTGTTCTTGCTTCACGTTGTTATCGCTGTGCTGTATATCCTTCTGATTGTTTTTCCGCTGATGGGCAGAGACTACGATTCCGCCGTCATCGCCTCCGGTTTTGCGGGGATCGCGCTAGGCTCGACTGCAACAGCCTTTACCAATATGTCGACGACAACAGCAATGCATGGCTCCTCACCAAAAGCGTTTATCCTTTTGTCGCTGGTAGCCGCACTCTTCCTGGATATTGCCAACTCCTCGCTGGTTGCGCTGCTGATGAGATAG
- a CDS encoding major facilitator superfamily protein, with product MKNVISSQTTRCDEQPVGGAKAWWIWALGVTFVVFLFSFQTGYSASNLRVQQDIGLTIAQVSMVAAVYTWVFAVGQFFSGALLDRLGAGRVTPVAISLVTVGIFIFANAQSFEMLLVAQFVIACGACCGFVGAGFIGGQWFGLAKYSVMFGLVQVVASTGSSFSQNLINIGLDQMHWRIFFNSYAVFGVLLAILAFVFVRNRTPATGMGQDGAGVFLKSVVKNIITVGKMPHIIVVSIMSATTFATWLSMGIIWARRLLQSVHGFDPGWANFGGSLIFLGMAVGSAIVPRISDITQKRKPLMIAGSGYSAGYAAGAALCTKPRFTLRSGNVFPVRARLFRFNVAVQFCR from the coding sequence ATGAAAAATGTAATATCCAGCCAGACAACACGATGTGACGAGCAGCCCGTGGGCGGCGCAAAAGCCTGGTGGATTTGGGCTCTGGGGGTCACTTTCGTCGTATTTCTCTTCAGCTTCCAGACGGGCTATTCCGCGTCTAACCTCCGCGTTCAGCAGGATATCGGACTTACCATCGCACAGGTCAGTATGGTGGCGGCGGTGTACACGTGGGTCTTCGCGGTAGGGCAGTTTTTCAGCGGAGCATTACTGGACAGGCTGGGCGCCGGGCGGGTCACGCCAGTCGCGATCTCACTGGTGACCGTCGGGATTTTCATTTTTGCCAATGCGCAAAGTTTTGAAATGTTGCTGGTGGCGCAGTTCGTGATTGCCTGCGGCGCCTGTTGTGGCTTTGTAGGCGCCGGATTTATTGGAGGGCAATGGTTTGGGTTGGCTAAATACAGCGTGATGTTCGGCCTGGTTCAGGTGGTGGCCTCGACGGGGTCTTCCTTCTCACAAAACCTGATCAACATCGGGCTGGATCAAATGCACTGGCGCATTTTCTTCAACAGCTATGCCGTCTTTGGGGTGCTGTTGGCGATACTGGCTTTTGTGTTTGTCCGCAACCGCACGCCGGCGACAGGAATGGGTCAGGACGGGGCAGGCGTTTTCCTGAAATCGGTAGTGAAGAACATCATCACCGTGGGAAAAATGCCGCACATCATCGTCGTGTCGATCATGAGCGCCACCACGTTCGCGACATGGCTGTCGATGGGGATTATCTGGGCGCGCCGTCTTCTTCAGTCAGTTCACGGTTTCGATCCGGGATGGGCCAATTTCGGCGGCTCACTCATCTTCCTTGGTATGGCGGTAGGCTCGGCCATTGTCCCGCGAATCTCGGATATCACTCAGAAGCGCAAACCGTTGATGATTGCGGGGAGCGGCTATTCAGCTGGTTACGCTGCTGGCGCTGCTCTATGTACCAAACCCAGGTTTACTCTTCGCTCTGGTAACGTGTTTCCTGTTCGGGCTCGGCTCTTCCGGTTCAATGTTGCCGTTCAGTTCTGCCGCTGA
- the guaD gene encoding guanine deaminase, whose translation MVYEPDGIVAFGGGKITHFGSAEVIEKQLPPDIEITNYGPDSLISAGFLDSHVHFPQTPMIGAFGEQLLDWLNTYTFPMERRYADKTFASAVAKMFLNECLKNGITTSCVYCTVYPQSVDALFEEADRLGMRIAGGKVMMDRNAPDYLLDTAQTSYEESKALIEKWHGHNRIMYAITPRFAPTSSPEQLAVAGALWDEYPDCYMQTHIAENLEEIEWVKSLFPERKGYLDVYDHYGLCRPRAVFGHGIHLTEDELCTMHQTGSAIAHCPTSNFFLGSGFFNARRAMQEERPVRVGIGTDLGAGTSFSMLTTLNEAYKAAQLNDYALTAAQAYYMATRGTAQAMYIDDKVGSIAPGMEADIVVLDMKSTPIIDYRMQFVKDIHEALFVQMTLGDDRAIQATYIAGIKRYSRG comes from the coding sequence ATGGTATATGAACCCGATGGGATCGTCGCATTTGGCGGCGGAAAAATCACCCATTTCGGCTCCGCAGAGGTGATTGAAAAGCAGCTTCCGCCTGACATTGAGATTACGAATTATGGTCCCGACTCGCTAATCTCGGCAGGGTTTCTTGATAGTCACGTCCATTTTCCTCAAACGCCCATGATCGGCGCCTTCGGTGAGCAACTGCTCGACTGGCTTAATACATACACCTTCCCGATGGAGAGGCGATATGCCGATAAGACGTTCGCCAGCGCGGTGGCGAAAATGTTTCTTAACGAGTGTCTGAAAAACGGAATCACCACCAGCTGCGTGTATTGCACCGTTTACCCGCAGTCGGTTGACGCGCTTTTTGAAGAAGCAGACCGTCTCGGTATGCGGATCGCCGGGGGTAAGGTGATGATGGACCGCAACGCGCCGGACTACCTGCTCGACACCGCCCAGACCAGCTACGAGGAGTCAAAAGCCCTCATCGAAAAATGGCATGGTCACAATCGCATCATGTACGCCATTACGCCACGTTTCGCGCCTACCAGCTCACCTGAACAGCTTGCCGTTGCTGGCGCACTCTGGGACGAATACCCGGATTGCTACATGCAGACGCACATTGCAGAAAACCTCGAGGAGATCGAGTGGGTTAAGTCGTTATTTCCGGAACGAAAAGGGTATCTCGATGTTTACGATCATTATGGATTGTGCCGCCCGCGCGCGGTATTCGGTCACGGCATCCATTTAACCGAAGATGAATTATGCACGATGCATCAAACGGGTTCGGCTATCGCGCATTGTCCAACCTCGAATTTCTTCCTCGGGAGCGGTTTTTTCAACGCCAGACGCGCGATGCAGGAAGAACGCCCTGTTCGCGTGGGGATCGGGACCGATCTTGGCGCCGGAACATCTTTCTCGATGTTAACCACGCTCAATGAAGCTTATAAAGCCGCACAGCTCAATGATTACGCGCTTACTGCCGCGCAGGCGTACTACATGGCAACGCGGGGTACCGCACAGGCAATGTATATCGACGACAAGGTCGGCAGCATCGCCCCCGGAATGGAGGCAGACATCGTTGTACTCGACATGAAATCGACGCCAATTATCGATTATCGCATGCAGTTCGTGAAGGACATCCACGAGGCGTTGTTTGTACAAATGACGCTGGGGGATGACCGGGCAATTCAGGCGACGTATATCGCCGGCATTAAACGCTATAGCAGAGGCTAA
- the treF gene encoding cytoplasmic trehalase, which produces MFNQKLHAADIIEFEIAEELRYETDPCELKLDEMIEAEPEPEMIEGLPASDALTPADRYLELFEHVQSTRLFADSKTFPDCAPKMDPLDILIRYRKVRRHRDFDLQRFVENHFWMPENLTTEYVSDPSLSLKEHIDNLWPVLTREPQDHIPWSSLLALPQAYIVPGGRFSETYYWDSYFTMLGLAESGRNDLLKCMADNFAWMIERYGHIPNGNRTYYLSRSQPPVFALMVELFEEDGVRGAKRYLDHLMMEYAFWMDGADSLIPNQAYRHAVRMPDGSLLNRYWDDRDTPRDESWVEDVETAKHSGRPPNEVYRDLRAGAASGWDYSSRWLRDAGRLASIRTTQFIPIDLNAFLFKLESAIANISASKGDKETSELFRQKANDRRAAVNRFLWDDENGCYRDYDWRREEMALFSAASIVPLYVGMATHEQADRLADTVKARLLTPGGIMATEHETGEQWDKPNGWAPLQWMAVQGFKQYGNDSLGDEIAWSWLQTVNHFYKAHHKLIEKYHIASSTPREGGGGEYPLQDGFGWTNGVVRRLIGLYGEP; this is translated from the coding sequence ATGTTCAACCAGAAATTACATGCTGCAGACATTATCGAGTTCGAAATCGCAGAAGAGCTGCGCTATGAGACCGATCCCTGCGAATTGAAACTGGATGAGATGATCGAGGCGGAGCCGGAACCAGAGATGATCGAGGGGCTGCCTGCATCCGATGCGCTCACCCCTGCCGATCGTTATCTGGAACTTTTTGAGCACGTGCAATCGACGCGCCTGTTTGCGGACAGCAAAACGTTCCCTGACTGCGCGCCGAAGATGGATCCGTTGGATATTCTGATTCGCTACCGTAAAGTTCGCCGTCATCGCGACTTTGATTTGCAGCGCTTCGTTGAGAATCACTTCTGGATGCCGGAAAACCTGACAACTGAATATGTCTCCGACCCCAGTCTGTCGCTCAAAGAGCATATTGATAATCTGTGGCCGGTGCTGACGCGCGAGCCGCAGGATCACATCCCATGGTCATCACTGCTGGCGCTGCCGCAGGCGTATATCGTGCCGGGGGGACGATTTAGCGAAACCTACTATTGGGATTCGTATTTCACCATGCTGGGCCTCGCGGAAAGCGGGCGCAACGATCTGCTCAAGTGTATGGCGGATAATTTCGCGTGGATGATTGAGCGCTACGGCCATATCCCGAACGGCAACCGAACCTATTATCTCAGCCGTTCACAGCCGCCGGTATTTGCGTTGATGGTTGAGCTGTTTGAAGAGGACGGCGTGCGCGGCGCGAAGCGTTATCTGGATCACCTGATGATGGAGTACGCATTCTGGATGGACGGCGCGGATTCGCTGATTCCGAACCAGGCTTACCGTCACGCGGTGCGTATGCCGGATGGCTCGCTGCTCAACCGCTATTGGGACGACCGCGATACTCCGCGTGATGAGTCGTGGGTAGAAGACGTTGAAACGGCCAAGCACTCAGGCCGTCCGCCGAACGAAGTGTATCGCGATCTCCGCGCAGGCGCGGCGTCCGGCTGGGATTACTCTTCTCGCTGGCTGCGCGATGCCGGGCGGCTCGCCAGCATCCGTACCACGCAATTTATCCCCATCGATTTGAACGCGTTCTTGTTCAAACTCGAAAGCGCGATTGCCAATATTTCGGCATCGAAAGGCGATAAAGAGACGTCTGAGCTTTTCCGTCAGAAAGCCAACGATCGCCGTGCCGCCGTGAACCGATTCCTGTGGGATGACGAAAACGGCTGTTATCGCGATTACGACTGGCGTCGCGAAGAGATGGCGCTTTTTTCTGCCGCCAGCATCGTACCGCTGTATGTCGGGATGGCGACGCATGAACAGGCCGACCGCCTGGCAGATACGGTCAAAGCCCGCCTGCTCACGCCGGGCGGAATTATGGCGACGGAGCACGAAACCGGCGAGCAGTGGGATAAACCCAACGGCTGGGCACCGCTGCAATGGATGGCCGTCCAGGGATTCAAGCAGTACGGCAATGATTCATTGGGAGATGAGATCGCCTGGAGCTGGCTGCAAACGGTGAATCACTTCTACAAAGCGCATCACAAGCTGATTGAAAAGTATCACATTGCCAGCAGCACACCGCGCGAAGGTGGCGGGGGTG